Sequence from the Syngnathus acus chromosome 13, fSynAcu1.2, whole genome shotgun sequence genome:
gtgtggatttttttttttttttccgtctaaGGCTCTAAGCCCTGGGCACGAAAGCTGCTGAGGCCCGCAGCATCTTTGTGAGTCATGGCGGTTCTGCCATGACTCTCCATGGTTCTGCCTCAAGGGTAGCATCCTGCTGCTCATCACCAGCTTGTcaccgtgttttttttattagcgtCCCAGGAAGTGGAGTGCATTGTTGCGCTCCTTGTTAGCATAAGCACGTCATTTCAGTTTAACGCTTTCTACTCACTCGGGCCGACTTGTTTGAATAACAAGTGCATGTTGTTATTACTATGGTAAGCTATGTATGTTTGAGGCAAATGGTGAATGAATAGAAATATGTCATATGACATTAAGGAACTTGAAAATAAACCTTAGCTCTCCTCACaatattcacaaaataatCACCAATGGaaaattggattaaaaattTGAGCTTCCTTCCCAGAATCATCCAGCTGCCGGATGCTAAGCGGGATGAGACGCACTCAGCGGGATTAGCAGATTTGTGTCTTTGTCTTGATGCCCGACTTCCCTTGCTGCTGTCCTTTCCAGGTGGCAGCGTACAACTCTGAGGGCAAGAGTAACCCCAGCCCCGTGGTGGAGTTCATCACCAATCCAGACAAACCCAGCTATCCCTCCAAGCCTGTCATCAAGGGCAAAGTTCTGCCCAACAGCTTCAAGTTGGCCTGGGGTACAGCAAAGCTTTGCAAAACGCGGACCCGGTCGCACgactttcatttttcttgttttcttttagaacctccaaaagaaaatggcggcgCCGACATCACCAAGTATGTTGTGGAGATATCGGAGGGTTTAAGCGGTGAGTGAAATAaaagctgcattttttttttggagtctGTCGCAGTCTAATTGAAATTTTCTATCTCTTCTGATGGATGCTCAGGTCTGTCGTGGGAGCTGGTCTATTCGGGCCCGGCCATGGAGCATGTGTGCGACGGCCTCAGGCCCGGCTGCTCCTACCAGGCGAGAGTGTACTGCATGAGCGAGGGGGGGCAGAGCCCGGTGAGTCATTCATAAACGCACGCATTTTCACTCTCACGGCTTTGCCTGGCTGCTTTATTTGGACCAAGGCACGGCAAGGAAAAGGCCTCGACGAGCAAGTTATTAGTTTTGGATGCTTGTAGCTTCCACTTAAAGGCAGGGTTATTTGAATCCGTCTTAAGCCGCCTGGCAGCTTTTTGTCAATACGTATATGTGTACGCTCGACTCTGGATATTCAGAGCAAGCCTGAAAACGCGCACTCGATGTTTTACCAGCGATTGATGGTCAGAGTGGAATCGAGTGCATTTCTGAGGCAAGGCCTAACAGGCAGCAGAAGGAAGCAACAAATTGAAACACGATTTGATTTGATAGAAAATGGCAGGAACGCGTCGTCTGCATTAGCATTCAATCTATTTCAAAGAAACCAGCATAATGAAAATGCCCATTCGTGTGGCCTGTTTTTGTTGAGTAGTGCGACGACTCTTCCCCGTCAAGACCAGAGTCTGCTAATTGATCAACCCTCCCAGGATGTTTTTCCCTAATTAGTCTCCTCCGCAGATGCTCTTCGTTAATTTGTGCGTCGGCCGTTagcgtgcgtgtgcatttATTCATGAGTGGCCTCGCAAGCAAAGATGACTCACGGTGGCAAAGCGGGGTGACATCACGCTTACATTTTGTCTGGGTGGAAGTGGGGAAGAATTACATTTAAGGATTGTATTTGTTACCTGAAGCCGCATTTGCTCCGAGAGTGCTGAAAAAGCTGGTTTGGCATTTTGAAGGTTCTTGTAATCAAATTGTTGATGGTTTTCCTCCGCAAGCTGTCGGAGACCCTGCAGGTCCAGACTCCCGCAGTACCCCCGGGACCCTGCCAACCCCCGCGGCTGGTTGGCAAGCCCAAAGCGCGTGAAGTGCAACTACGCTGGGGTGAGTCATTTGATTTTGCTGCCTTGGGCGGCGGGGTATTGTGCACTTTCTTCATAAATTGCATTCGGCTCTAGTAACGTTATTATGAGCTTGTGGAGCGGAGCAGAGAGAAGGTAAAAGCGACTTTTACAGGTTTAATGGAAACTATCAAAGGTTTCAACCTTTTTCATGTTGACGAATGTGCCCAAGTGTTAACAGCAAGCGCCAGGCGCTACGCTAGCTCCGCGCTCAGTGATCAATAGAAGTGAAGTGGAGAGTGACGCTTTTCATCGCCAAGATGTAATAGCATCGATGCAGCCCAAATGCTAGCCTATATCAAACGTTGATTCATGGACTCATCAAGTCCAAACTGTAAAAGTGTGGACGAGATTCACTTGTTGCGTAATAATAACTCCTGAAAAGGATTTGAAGGCGCTCTCAGGGAGGAATaagggttttattttttttcaaatccacACTTTGGTTCGACTTCAAATGGCACTTTGATGGCCGCCGCACTTCGACCCTGGAATTAGATGctttccaattaaaaaaagatacaaaaaaaacagttgtgcTCAAGTAAGTGTCATTTTTGCAGCTGCGCCACCAGTGGACGGCGGCAGCCCAGTGTCGTGCTACAGTGTGGAGCTGAGCGGGCCGCAGTCGGAGGAGAGCAGGGAGGTTTACCAGGGTCCCGAGCTGGACTGCTCGGTGGGAGGTTTGATCCCCGGCAGGACCTACGGCTTCAGGCTCAAGGCGGGAAACAAGGCGGGGGTGAGAAAGAAAAGCATACTCGTACAAACAGGTTCATTCCTCTGTTAAATCAGATGTCTAATGATTCTTCTTCTTATTGATTGTCCAGTTTGGGCCGCTGTCCGAGCGCTATGACGTCACCACCGGCCCCGGAGCCCCCGAGCAGTGCAAGGCTCCTTCCATCACGTGCAAGTCACCCAGCTGCGTTGTCGTCAGCTGGGAGGTAAGGCGACACAAATCGGCTCAAACGTGTTTGTGGCGCTTGCGTCCGATATGATGACCGATGAATAtccttttccccccctcccaggCCCCACCTTGCAATGGGGCTCCGGTGACCGACTTTCGTCTGGAGTGGGGGGCAGCGGAGGGCAGCATGCAGGTGTGCTACAGTGGCGCGGCGCTCAGCCACGAGATGAAGGGGCTCCTGCCTGCCACCAACTACTTCTGCAGAGTGCAGGTACAAGGGagagcacacacacgtgaCATTAAGTGGCTTCGACAAGATATTGTGCCCTGAGAGCTCTTCAGGTGTCATGTCAAGTGCTTCCCTTAAGTGGTACCGCCATCTTGTGGACAAATGTGGTCTCGCGTCTTCCCAGGCTTTGAATGTGGCAGGCTTGGGCCCTTTCAGCGAGGCGGTCTTGTGCTTGACCCCCTGCTCGGTCCCCGCTGCCGTCAGCAACATCTGCGGCATGAAGGAGTCTGACCTCATCAGGTTTGGCGCTCCTGAGGAGGTGGAAGAggcggaggaggtggaggaggaagaggaagatgaggacgaATGCGTCCAGCCGCCGCCTCTGTACTCGCCTTCCACCTGTGTGGGGATCTGCTGGGAACCCCCCCGCGACCACGGCTCGGAGATCACATCCTACTTGATCGACCTTGGTGAACGCCAGCCCGTCTCGGTCGGCCCCGTCACGAAGCACGTCATCCAGCACCTGCAGCCCGACACCAGCTACAGGTGGGGGCGCAGtttggccggccggccataTAATTATTTGTTATATTAGCATAATCATTTCTGAACCTGTACTTTTAATGTTCCAGGATCCGAATCCAGGCGCTTAACAGCTTGGGCGCAGGGCCCTTTAGTCACACCTTTAAGTTGAAGACCAAACCCTTGCCCCCCCAGCCGCCCCGCCTGGAGTGCACCGCCTTCAGTCACCACACTCTCAGGCTCAAGTGGGGCGACGGTCCGGGCAAAGCCGCCGCCTCAGACGCCCTCCAGTATCGGCTGCAGATGGGCGACAAGAGTGGCAGGTTTGTAGCGTTGCGGTCCTttcctgttttcttttggttgGTTATTTTCACACCACGGGCACCCAAGCAGCCATTTTCATGCTCTTTGTGCACGTTGCAGATTTATCTCCTTGTATGAAGGAACATGCCACACCCACAAAGTGCAGAGGCTAAATGAGTCTACCTCCTACGCGTTCCGCATCCAGGCCTTGAACGAGGCGGGCTCGGGGCCCTACTCTGCTGTTTACACCTTCACCACCCCGCGCTCCCCCCCGGCCCCGCTCAAAGGTAGGAGTTTTTCTCTCGTACTCTTCTTTCAAGCGTGTCGAATGCGACTTTTCCAAACTCGCTGAGCATCTGTTGCGTGTTTAGCCCCCAAGGTGGAGCGAGTGGATGACGGTTCGTGCGAGGTCATCTGGGAGGCGCTGTCGCCCATGAAAGGCGACCCGATCGTCTACACTTTGCAGTTCATGATGGGAAACTCTGATTTCAAGCAGGTGCGCAGGCTCCTCCTCGCATTCATCTCGCTCAATTGTCCTTGATGCAAAGGCCGTTTTTCTCCGTGACGTTCGGCTAATGTCAGCGCGGCGCCCGATGAGATCAAATAAGCGCTAACTGGTCGTTTTTCCGGGCAGGCGTACAAAGGTGGCGCCACCTGCTTCACGGTGCAGCACCTCCACCCCAACAGCGACTACCGCTTCCGCGTGTGCGCCATCCGCCAGtgccaggacgcgctggagctGAGCGGGCCCTACAGCCCCACCGTGACGCTCGCCGTGCAGCGGGGGGGCGACAACCTCGCCTCGGCATCCTCCCccacttcttcttcctcctcctccaggtccacttcctcctcgaCGTCGGGCCGGGCCGGCCGCAGCCTGACGGACGAGCAGTGCGCCTTCTTGCTGCTCATGGTGTTCGCCATCATTGCCATCCTCATCGCGT
This genomic interval carries:
- the fndc3a gene encoding fibronectin type-III domain-containing protein 3A isoform X2, whose product is MADHTPPLESSQLLSPELPLLASPPPPAMVNGEGPQQVILVQVNPGEAFTIRREDGQFQCITGPAQVPMMSPNGSVPPIYVPPGYISQIIEENGVRRVLVLPQQPEFHPGGHSPLHHAPPPPHAHLPAFIPHPAMMPPPPQLYTGMVGDMSSQYISQYHPAHIYSEQVSADSHSQHGRPAFVHRDDRTSKTYERLQKKLKDRQGGGGGGGQVKDSPPPSPQKTCSSPNASDVHNGVGGKGPEAELDKHAGRGKNGEAKELDPAAQALQALLSTISKPVVTDIQARAVEASWSAPKSEDDSTPVGTLSYEVSVSFSGKDGKYNTMYCGEELSATLENLRPATDYHVRVQAMCNCLQGCPSEAVSFTTLSCEPEPPNAPKKASGTKNSLVLQWKAPCDNGSKVHNYILQWDEGKGTGVYEQCYYGPQKQYRVSKLSPASRYSFRLAAKNDMGVSEFSDSVELFTSCSVPSPPFPPELEMAAVTWLCVKWQRPSSSPKEDNVCYILEMEEEGSGYGFQPSYDGDELSCMVRNLHRSTKYKFRVAAYNSEGKSNPSPVVEFITNPDKPSYPSKPVIKGKVLPNSFKLAWEPPKENGGADITKYVVEISEGLSGLSWELVYSGPAMEHVCDGLRPGCSYQARVYCMSEGGQSPLSETLQVQTPAVPPGPCQPPRLVGKPKAREVQLRWAAPPVDGGSPVSCYSVELSGPQSEESREVYQGPELDCSVGGLIPGRTYGFRLKAGNKAGFGPLSERYDVTTGPGAPEQCKAPSITCKSPSCVVVSWEAPPCNGAPVTDFRLEWGAAEGSMQVCYSGAALSHEMKGLLPATNYFCRVQALNVAGLGPFSEAVLCLTPCSVPAAVSNICGMKESDLIRFGAPEEVEEAEEVEEEEEDEDECVQPPPLYSPSTCVGICWEPPRDHGSEITSYLIDLGERQPVSVGPVTKHVIQHLQPDTSYRIRIQALNSLGAGPFSHTFKLKTKPLPPQPPRLECTAFSHHTLRLKWGDGPGKAAASDALQYRLQMGDKSGRFISLYEGTCHTHKVQRLNESTSYAFRIQALNEAGSGPYSAVYTFTTPRSPPAPLKAPKVERVDDGSCEVIWEALSPMKGDPIVYTLQFMMGNSDFKQAYKGGATCFTVQHLHPNSDYRFRVCAIRQCQDALELSGPYSPTVTLAVQRGGDNLASASSPTSSSSSSRSTSSSTSGRAGRSLTDEQCAFLLLMVFAIIAILIAFVIQYFVIK
- the fndc3a gene encoding fibronectin type-III domain-containing protein 3A isoform X3, which produces MRATVILVQVNPGEAFTIRREDGQFQCITGPAQVPMMSPNGSVPPIYVPPGYISQIIEENGVRRVLVLPQQPEFHPGGHSPLHHAPPPPHAHLPAFIPHPAMMPPPPQLYTGMVGDMSSQYISQYHPAHIYSEQVSADSHSQHGRPAFVHRDDRTSKTYERLQKKLKDRQGGGGGGGQVKDSPPPSPQKTCSSPNASDVHNGVGGKGPEAELDKHAGRGKNGEAKELDPAAQALQALLSTISKPVVTDIQARAVEASWSAPKSEDDSTPVGTLSYEVSVSFSGKDGKYNTMYCGEELSATLENLRPATDYHVRVQAMCNCLQGCPSEAVSFTTLSCEPEPPNAPKKASGTKNSLVLQWKAPCDNGSKVHNYILQWDEGKGTGVYEQCYYGPQKQYRVSKLSPASRYSFRLAAKNDMGVSEFSDSVELFTSCSVPSPPFPPELEMAAVTWLCVKWQRPSSSPKEDNVCYILEMEEEGSGYGFQPSYDGDELSCMVRNLHRSTKYKFRVAAYNSEGKSNPSPVVEFITNPDKPSYPSKPVIKGKVLPNSFKLAWEPPKENGGADITKYVVEISEGLSGLSWELVYSGPAMEHVCDGLRPGCSYQARVYCMSEGGQSPLSETLQVQTPAVPPGPCQPPRLVGKPKAREVQLRWAAPPVDGGSPVSCYSVELSGPQSEESREVYQGPELDCSVGGLIPGRTYGFRLKAGNKAGFGPLSERYDVTTGPGAPEQCKAPSITCKSPSCVVVSWEAPPCNGAPVTDFRLEWGAAEGSMQVCYSGAALSHEMKGLLPATNYFCRVQALNVAGLGPFSEAVLCLTPCSVPAAVSNICGMKESDLIRFGAPEEVEEAEEVEEEEEDEDECVQPPPLYSPSTCVGICWEPPRDHGSEITSYLIDLGERQPVSVGPVTKHVIQHLQPDTSYRIRIQALNSLGAGPFSHTFKLKTKPLPPQPPRLECTAFSHHTLRLKWGDGPGKAAASDALQYRLQMGDKSGRFISLYEGTCHTHKVQRLNESTSYAFRIQALNEAGSGPYSAVYTFTTPRSPPAPLKAPKVERVDDGSCEVIWEALSPMKGDPIVYTLQFMMGNSDFKQAYKGGATCFTVQHLHPNSDYRFRVCAIRQCQDALELSGPYSPTVTLAVQRGGDNLASASSPTSSSSSSRSTSSSTSGRAGRSLTDEQCAFLLLMVFAIIAILIAFVIQYFVIK
- the fndc3a gene encoding fibronectin type-III domain-containing protein 3A isoform X1, with product MLAMEVLMIPERHENRCPSPVLGDCRFYDNVFHKSEVILVQVNPGEAFTIRREDGQFQCITGPAQVPMMSPNGSVPPIYVPPGYISQIIEENGVRRVLVLPQQPEFHPGGHSPLHHAPPPPHAHLPAFIPHPAMMPPPPQLYTGMVGDMSSQYISQYHPAHIYSEQVSADSHSQHGRPAFVHRDDRTSKTYERLQKKLKDRQGGGGGGGQVKDSPPPSPQKTCSSPNASDVHNGVGGKGPEAELDKHAGRGKNGEAKELDPAAQALQALLSTISKPVVTDIQARAVEASWSAPKSEDDSTPVGTLSYEVSVSFSGKDGKYNTMYCGEELSATLENLRPATDYHVRVQAMCNCLQGCPSEAVSFTTLSCEPEPPNAPKKASGTKNSLVLQWKAPCDNGSKVHNYILQWDEGKGTGVYEQCYYGPQKQYRVSKLSPASRYSFRLAAKNDMGVSEFSDSVELFTSCSVPSPPFPPELEMAAVTWLCVKWQRPSSSPKEDNVCYILEMEEEGSGYGFQPSYDGDELSCMVRNLHRSTKYKFRVAAYNSEGKSNPSPVVEFITNPDKPSYPSKPVIKGKVLPNSFKLAWEPPKENGGADITKYVVEISEGLSGLSWELVYSGPAMEHVCDGLRPGCSYQARVYCMSEGGQSPLSETLQVQTPAVPPGPCQPPRLVGKPKAREVQLRWAAPPVDGGSPVSCYSVELSGPQSEESREVYQGPELDCSVGGLIPGRTYGFRLKAGNKAGFGPLSERYDVTTGPGAPEQCKAPSITCKSPSCVVVSWEAPPCNGAPVTDFRLEWGAAEGSMQVCYSGAALSHEMKGLLPATNYFCRVQALNVAGLGPFSEAVLCLTPCSVPAAVSNICGMKESDLIRFGAPEEVEEAEEVEEEEEDEDECVQPPPLYSPSTCVGICWEPPRDHGSEITSYLIDLGERQPVSVGPVTKHVIQHLQPDTSYRIRIQALNSLGAGPFSHTFKLKTKPLPPQPPRLECTAFSHHTLRLKWGDGPGKAAASDALQYRLQMGDKSGRFISLYEGTCHTHKVQRLNESTSYAFRIQALNEAGSGPYSAVYTFTTPRSPPAPLKAPKVERVDDGSCEVIWEALSPMKGDPIVYTLQFMMGNSDFKQAYKGGATCFTVQHLHPNSDYRFRVCAIRQCQDALELSGPYSPTVTLAVQRGGDNLASASSPTSSSSSSRSTSSSTSGRAGRSLTDEQCAFLLLMVFAIIAILIAFVIQYFVIK